The genomic interval AGGGAGGAGAATGATCCTCGTATGTCCCCCAAGGATGAATCATCTCCTTCAAAGACTGAAGTCCAGTCACGAAATATAGAAGATTTTGCCTCATGGCAGCGGATTATTCGCCTTGATGCAGTTCGTGCAAATGGAGAGTGGATATCGTATTCCCCAACTCAGGCTGCAGTACCAGATGAAAGAGCACGTCGTTCTGCTGAAACTGTTGGGTTGAAGGACTATGACCACCTAGAACCTTCCAGGATTTTCCATGCTGCTCGACTAGTTGCCATTCTTGAAGCCTATGCTCTTTATGACCCTGAAATTGGCTACTGTCAGGGAATGAGTGATTTGCTGTCCCCAATCGTTGCTGTAATGACTGAGGACCATGAAGCTTTCTGGTGTTTTGTTGGTTTTATGAGGAAGGCTCGGCATAATTTTAGGCTCGATGAGGTTGGAATCAGAAGGCAACTGAATATTGTttctaaaattataaaattcaaGGATTCACATCTCTACAGACACTTGGAGAAGCTTCAGGCAGAGGACTGCTTTTTTGTATACAGGATGGTGGTGGTACTCTTTAGGAGGGAATTAACTTTTGAGCAAACACTTTGCCTGTGGGAAGTGATGTGGGCAGATCAAGCTGCAATTAGAGCTGGTATTTGGAAGTCTGCTTGGAGCAGAATAAGGCTGCGTGCACCCCCAACAGAAGATTTATTGTTGTATGCCATTGCTGCTTCAGTCTTGCAAAGAAGGAAACAAATCATAGAGAAGTATAGCAGCATGGATGAGATTTTAAGGGAGTGCAATAGCATGGCTGGGCATCTAGACGTGTGGAAACTCCTTAATGATGCACATGACTTGGTTGTGACCCTGCATGACAAGATAGAGACCCCTTTTTGATGGTGTCATTAAAATTATGAGCTTATGACTAACTAATTTGTTCATCTCAGCCGGTGGCGGTGAGGGCCTTTAAACAGAAAGCGCGCAGTAAGACATATTTCATCATATTGCTGGCTTTGAACGTTTTTTGGAGGGTTTAGATGTGCCAGCCAGGTAAACATACTCACTGAGATGTGTATTTCTGGAGTATCCATGCTCTGCTTCTGATCAAAGTTCGTGGAATCATTCAATTGACGTTTGCAACTTAATAGATTCACTACCAACGTGAAGCTATGCTGCTAACTTAGTTCTTCTTCATATAGATGGCCTTCTTATGAATCCCAACCCACCTCACATCCTGCGCTAGATTTGTTATCTGTTCAAATTGCCAGCGAAGTCTGCTTGCTGCTGCTAGTTAAATATTATCAAAATGGTTTCAAGGTCCCCAACATTTTTGGGGAAACATTGCCTCCGGTGGCCTTGTATCAGTatcatttttaataaaatatattCTACAATCAAGATTATAGATGATAAACAAACAATTCACTACTATTAGTCACATGCATGCATTATAGTTGTCTTATATTTAGTGTGAgaccaaaatttgaagaacaGGCACGGTACAATTGCAAAAAAATGGTGCTCGATGGGTCATAACACGTATCAGTGACTAGGTGAACAATGGCAGACTCCCCAACCAGTGTAAAAAATGCATGCAGCAAGCTGGGGTTCTAACCTACTACCGCTTGAGAGGACTAGCAGAGCATTTCGAAAGTTGGAAGATAGCATTttttaattaaacaaaaaaaaaagactcgaAGAACACCAAACAAGCTAAAAATTCGACCATGCAAGCGCAACTGGAGTCCTGACTCCTGATTACAACAAGtataaagagaagaaaagcgCAAGTCTAATGGAGGATAATGCAAAACCGGATGCTAACTCGAGAATACAAGTCCAGAATCAGCAGCAAAAgttattttaagaaaatgtaGTGACAGTCAAACACTACGTAAATGGAAAGGTCATCATAGGACCAGAGCCAAGTGCATAGTAATTGTTTACTTCTCCTTGGTATAGTGTCGGACAGCAAAGGCCAAACCCATGATCAAGAGGGGTACAAGAAACTGTAAGATCTTGATCACGAATTCTGGAGTCTTGTCAGGGTTATACTGGGCTTGCTGTGGTGGGATGTACATGCGTTTCAGGGGAACTGTGGCCTTGTCTATCTCCCCAATGTAGTATTGGTCCATCATATCTCTAGCAGAGTCACTATGGCCAACATCCTCAAAGTCATTTGTTGCATCTTTCCCTGAACATTCCATATAATGATTAGAACAGACCTCCAAAAGTCATAATCAAGGCCCAAAGGTCAAGAATTAAGTGTAGCGTCAGCGCAGGAGAATTTAACAACATTACCAGTTGCTGAAAGCAAAACTTCATCACCTCCAGGATGTTCTTCCATGAATGGGGTAACATCATACACCTGAAAGGAAGTCGGCAATTGTAATGAATGTAAAGTAGCAGAAATGCTCaaaacagagaaaaaaaaatcatcaataataaCAACATTTGCCCAACAGCTTAAACAAATAATCTCCAAAGGGCCCATCAGACCTAAGAGTGCTAGGTTTTCTTTAGCCCATCAAATTGGTTTCAGAATCCTTGCACTGGTAAAGTTTGAATTAATACGTCAACTGCAGAACTAAAAGAAGCCATTGTTTCACCAAACTCACAAATGTGCAAAGATGTTCAAACCCAAAAGAAGGCCAAAAGACTATGATTGCATCCTAAGAGAAATCTTTCAACATCACCTTTGCAAATACAAATTTGTTGAACATCTTACAGATGCTTTTAGCTGATTATACACGCCGACTCTCCTAGAGTGCTACATCATTTCATCTGTAGCCCCGTAACAACTGATTACAAACCTATAGCGTTTGGAGTAATTGTTTGAAGATGCAGTGGTGTACAAGTAGCAGAAAGAGTATGAAACAGTATACAGGGCAAGTTTCCACTCTCCTGGATAAAAACAGTCTGTTGTAGAACAGAATGATACCATTTAGGGGGAGACAACAATTTTGCAATACCTATTTGCCTAAACAACTTATCATCAAATAATGAAACGGTTGATCCTAGGACCTCATATTGAATCACCAAAAAGATCTGAGCCATATATGACCCAATTCAGCTTTTAATATTACAGTTGTTTGCAAGTGACAATGATGTGAGCTGCATCAGCATATATTTAAGCACTTCAGGCAAGTAGCATAAAAGAAGAGACAACTTAATTGGCCCAGAGGATCCAAAAGTACAAAATTCCTGGAGCTTCTGCTGGGCCAACAGAATGACATAAAAGTTATCAGAAGGGAAATTCatctagagagagagagagggagagagagataaattcaagaaatttcaaaaatcaACAGCAAGGGTATAACAATGAAGATCGAACATGAAAAACCTAAAAACCTAGTAGAAGCTAGAGACTTTTAAAGTAAGAGAAGAGAGATGAAGCGAAAGGAACAAAGATTTGACCTTTCCATTGATAATCAGCCAGCAATCCTTGGTCTTGTTGTGCTGAACAACCTCGTCAAAGGTGTGAACCTTCTGATCTGATGCCATTGTTTCCTGCAAATACTGAACATCAAAAGTCAAACCCCTCCCGCACCCGTataccaaaaaatttcaaaaacttttaTAAGTATATTCATCATATCAGTTAGGTTAGGTGAGGGAATCAGAGTGTTTAGATTCCGTACATGAGATGtaacaaaagaaacaaacaaacaagaagaaagaaaaagaagaatctAGAGGAATTATTAGCTTACGGGAGAGAGAAGGATTTTCGGTGAAATGTATAGAAAGAATAGATTCTCCCTACCTTCTCTCTCTTTCCTTCTCCTTCTCGGATCGTTAGCCAAACTACCAACACAGAATCTTTGAAacaagcgagagagagagatacaGAGCTCGAGCGTACgagagcagcagcagcagcagcctgCAAGTCCAACACCCACAACTTGAGGGCCGCGGTATTGTATATAAACTACACACAGAAACAGATCTTACGGTGGTCGGGGTTGGTACGGTTCAAAATTACGGAACTGTCCCCGGAGCGGTGGCACGTAACCACGCGCCTCCTGCACGAGAATTTACGAATGCTGATGCATATGCTAAAATGAATCTACTTGGTGAAGTCGTTGGTAGCTTCCTGCTTTGCTACAACTGCTGCCTAACTATCCATCTATGAGCCGCGGAGTTTTTGTAGAGGGATAACCCCCTTgtgtttctcttaatatcacttgACACCTTTAAAGTTTTAGAAATATCACTTACTTTTTCGAGTAATTGTAAAAAGATTATATTAACGCTCACTTAACACATAATTCAtaacatatcaaataaatagaattcaaaaattttaaaaaaataaatgtcaCTTTTTTCTATTTCCCTTTTCTCCAGCATTCTCTCTTATTCATATATTTTTAGATGATTATAtacaataaattaaattttgtttatcttttactttttgtgACTGTGATAAAGTGAGGTatgatttatttgcttatttgttAGAAAACTAGCAatttggattgtcatttttctcaaaaaaaaaaaaaaatcgcttTCCATAAACACATTTCTTAATCGTTTTTTTACTTCACATTACATCACATTGTTATAgtacatttttctataaaaattttagaaagtaGCAATCCAAACCGATTCTTGAACAGAGCAAATCCTCCTCTGGTTTGGCGTGTATCCTAGCTTCTAAGCCAGCATTTTGTTCCGCGACAAACTACTTATAGGGTATTAGTTACTAATAAATCATAAGCGTACTTTAATTTTCTTAGTATTTTAATTTGAGTTTCCCAATGTGTATTTTGAAAAGGTataattttagggttaaatgtAGAAAACTTCCATGAGTTATTACACCGATTGCACCTTACATTCTACAATTTTTAATCGGCACTTTACACCATTAGTcaactaaaaaataaatgaaaatattaACTCCAAGCAAGTGATTAATGAATCACTAATTCATTCTCCATTAAAAGCTTAAGTGGCAAAAAGCTCCTTTTGGTGGCAAAGAATTGTCACCAAAAGGAGCTTTTTGCCACTTAAGCTTTTAATGGAGAATGAATTAGTGATTCATTAATCACTTGCTTGGAGTtaatattttcatttattttttagttgACTAATGGTGTAAAGTGCCGATTAAAAATTGTAGAATGTAAGGTGCAATCGGTGTAATAACTCATGGAAGTTTTCTacatttaaccctaaaattatACCTTTTCAAAATACACATTGGGAAACTCAAATTAAAATACTAAGAAAATTAAAGTACGCTTATGATTTATTAGTAACTAATACCCTATAAGTAGTTTGTCGCGGAACAAAATGCTGGCTTAGAAGCTAGGATACACGCCAAACCAGAGGAGGATTTGCTCTGTTCAAGAATCGGTTTGGATTGCtactttctaaaatttttatagaaaaatgtacTATAACAATGTGATGTAATGTGAAGTAAAAAAACGATTAAGAAATGTGTTTATGGAaagcgatttttttttttttttgagaaaaatgacaatccaaatTGCTAGTTTTCTaacaaataagcaaataaatcatACCTCACTTTATCACAGTcacaaaaagtaaaagataaacaaaatttaatttattgtaTATAATCATCTAAAAATATAT from Coffea eugenioides isolate CCC68of unplaced genomic scaffold, Ceug_1.0 ScVebR1_2730;HRSCAF=3811, whole genome shotgun sequence carries:
- the LOC113757098 gene encoding GTPase-activating protein gyp7-like isoform X1 — protein: MLLLFFFTTSTASAGGPSPVVELISNTINKLTGIFLIGGGGGGGDEGHDSGFWKYTTASNAGVAFAVTALAGLALAAAVLCKTRGRLKSPWSRRKRKHALSPQQWRSMFTPDGKLRDRGAKFLKKVRSGGVDPRIRVEVWPFLLGVYDLSSTQEERNIIRTEKRKEYEKLRKQCRRVLKHNDEIFKLSEAGGTSSFLLVACNSPNSEDAVSARESLSSEERSPSINYSEHLTASMLDGNADSKRFTDASVIYDSDSSDSDSSEDPEVSQTFPSTESREENDPRMSPKDESSPSKTEVQSRNIEDFASWQRIIRLDAVRANGEWISYSPTQAAVPDERARRSAETVGLKDYDHLEPSRIFHAARLVAILEAYALYDPEIGYCQGMSDLLSPIVAVMTEDHEAFWCFVGFMRKARHNFRLDEVGIRRQLNIVSKIIKFKDSHLYRHLEKLQAEDCFFVYRMVVVLFRRELTFEQTLCLWEVMWADQAAIRAGIWKSAWSRIRLRAPPTEDLLLYAIAASVLQRRKQIIEKYSSMDEILRECNSMAGHLDVWKLLNDAHDLVVTLHDKIETPF
- the LOC113757099 gene encoding cytochrome b5-like, with product MASDQKVHTFDEVVQHNKTKDCWLIINGKVYDVTPFMEEHPGGDEVLLSATGKDATNDFEDVGHSDSARDMMDQYYIGEIDKATVPLKRMYIPPQQAQYNPDKTPEFVIKILQFLVPLLIMGLAFAVRHYTKEK
- the LOC113757098 gene encoding GTPase-activating protein gyp7-like isoform X2 yields the protein MKALRRSQTSSSSNSNSPSSSSSSSSWIYLRSVLFVVASSSPASCSSSDRGRLKSPWSRRKRKHALSPQQWRSMFTPDGKLRDRGAKFLKKVRSGGVDPRIRVEVWPFLLGVYDLSSTQEERNIIRTEKRKEYEKLRKQCRRVLKHNDEIFKLSEAGGTSSFLLVACNSPNSEDAVSARESLSSEERSPSINYSEHLTASMLDGNADSKRFTDASVIYDSDSSDSDSSEDPEVSQTFPSTESREENDPRMSPKDESSPSKTEVQSRNIEDFASWQRIIRLDAVRANGEWISYSPTQAAVPDERARRSAETVGLKDYDHLEPSRIFHAARLVAILEAYALYDPEIGYCQGMSDLLSPIVAVMTEDHEAFWCFVGFMRKARHNFRLDEVGIRRQLNIVSKIIKFKDSHLYRHLEKLQAEDCFFVYRMVVVLFRRELTFEQTLCLWEVMWADQAAIRAGIWKSAWSRIRLRAPPTEDLLLYAIAASVLQRRKQIIEKYSSMDEILRECNSMAGHLDVWKLLNDAHDLVVTLHDKIETPF